A genomic segment from Gemmatimonadota bacterium encodes:
- a CDS encoding Gfo/Idh/MocA family oxidoreductase codes for MASPIGIGIIGMGWMGMVHGRAYHQVWQRFPECGLVPELVICADDVANRCEQARDMLGFNRTTTDWREIMEDLDVSVVNITVPNHLHLDMVRAAAAAGKDIFCEKPVGRSPAETAEIARAAAEAGVLTWVGYNYRWAPLVQHARSLVADGVLGDLTHYRGRFFAGYASHPDGMLSWRFRREDAGSGALGDLMSHVVDMAHLLAGPIRRVVGQKALIIVDRPVAPVGEGTHFSVGTGGQREPVTNEDYAGALVEFVNGARGTFEVDRVIQGTKCQMAFEIHGTKGAIRWDFERMNELQLYTVDGPHDGFVTLQSGPAYPGHVHFNPGPAVGLGYDDLKAIETFHFLQSIAAGRQGEPGFNEARAVAEVLAAIERSWSSDRWETVQ; via the coding sequence ATGGCCTCGCCGATCGGCATCGGCATCATCGGTATGGGCTGGATGGGCATGGTCCACGGCCGGGCCTACCACCAGGTCTGGCAGCGCTTCCCCGAATGCGGGCTGGTACCGGAACTGGTCATCTGTGCCGACGACGTGGCGAACCGGTGCGAGCAGGCCCGGGACATGCTGGGATTCAACAGGACCACGACGGACTGGCGCGAAATCATGGAAGACCTGGACGTATCCGTGGTCAACATCACCGTGCCGAATCATCTCCACCTGGACATGGTCCGTGCCGCCGCAGCAGCGGGCAAGGACATCTTCTGTGAGAAACCCGTGGGCCGCTCCCCCGCGGAAACGGCCGAAATCGCCCGGGCGGCCGCCGAAGCCGGCGTGCTGACCTGGGTCGGTTACAACTACCGCTGGGCGCCGCTCGTGCAGCATGCGCGCAGTCTCGTTGCCGACGGCGTGCTGGGCGACCTCACCCACTATCGCGGCCGGTTCTTCGCGGGCTACGCGAGCCACCCCGACGGCATGCTCTCCTGGCGCTTTCGTCGAGAGGATGCCGGAAGCGGTGCGCTGGGTGACCTTATGTCCCACGTTGTCGACATGGCCCACCTGCTCGCGGGACCCATCAGGCGCGTCGTCGGACAGAAGGCACTGATTATCGTAGACCGGCCCGTCGCGCCGGTCGGCGAAGGAACCCACTTTTCCGTCGGGACCGGCGGGCAACGCGAACCCGTGACGAATGAAGATTACGCCGGGGCGCTGGTGGAGTTCGTGAACGGCGCCCGTGGAACCTTCGAAGTCGACCGGGTGATCCAGGGGACGAAATGCCAGATGGCCTTCGAGATCCACGGCACGAAGGGCGCAATCCGGTGGGACTTCGAACGAATGAACGAATTGCAGTTGTACACGGTCGACGGCCCGCACGACGGGTTCGTCACCCTGCAGAGCGGGCCGGCCTATCCCGGGCATGTCCACTTCAACCCCGGCCCGGCTGTGGGACTCGGATACGACGACCTCAAGGCGATCGAGACCTTTCACTTTCTGCAGTCCATTGCAGCTGGCAGGCAGGGCGAGCCCGGCTTCAATGAAGCGCGGGCCGTGGCCGAAGTGCTGGCCGCGATCGAACGCTCCTGGTCTTCCGACCGCTGGGAAACGGTGCAGTAA
- a CDS encoding divalent metal cation transporter translates to MKLNFFQMLALMGPGIAVAATGVGAGDMISATNAGANFGTVLLWALVWGAVLKFALNEGVGRWQLATGTTLLEGWVERLGRPVQYFFLLYLLIWSFLVGGGLLSASGIAGHTVFPALSVAQWGVIHALAACVMVWAGRFGFFLTVMKVLVGLMFVSFLISAWALRPDIGDILRGIALPTAPSGSVVAVLSVLGGVGGSLSVMCYGYWIREAGREGGEWLKGIRIDLGGAYILTGFFGIAVMILGAQIRPEAVGIDIVLGMADRLEVALGPFGRWSLYLGFWAAVITSVLGVWQGIPYLFADFMAMFKRASSEAREAMVRTDSRYYRGFLLFLTFPTMALLLFDRPVSIVIIYTVVGAFFMPFLAGTLLYMNSKHEWVGNLKTGWLLNVLLVLALVLFLYLGVNQLIDALG, encoded by the coding sequence TTGAAACTGAACTTCTTCCAGATGCTCGCCCTCATGGGACCGGGAATCGCCGTCGCGGCCACGGGCGTCGGCGCCGGGGACATGATTTCGGCCACCAATGCCGGCGCGAATTTCGGCACGGTGCTGCTGTGGGCCCTCGTCTGGGGCGCCGTGCTCAAGTTCGCCCTGAACGAAGGGGTCGGACGCTGGCAGCTCGCGACGGGCACCACGCTCCTGGAAGGCTGGGTGGAGCGCCTCGGCAGGCCCGTACAGTATTTCTTCCTGCTCTATCTCCTCATCTGGTCCTTCCTGGTCGGTGGGGGGCTGCTTTCGGCCTCCGGCATTGCCGGCCACACGGTTTTCCCGGCGCTTTCGGTCGCGCAGTGGGGAGTGATTCACGCCCTGGCCGCGTGCGTCATGGTCTGGGCGGGCCGTTTCGGGTTCTTCCTGACCGTCATGAAGGTGCTCGTCGGCCTGATGTTCGTGAGCTTCCTGATCAGCGCCTGGGCCCTCCGCCCCGACATCGGCGACATCCTGCGCGGCATCGCCCTGCCGACTGCGCCGTCGGGATCGGTGGTCGCCGTCCTGAGCGTCCTGGGCGGCGTGGGTGGCAGCCTGTCGGTCATGTGCTACGGGTACTGGATCCGGGAAGCCGGCCGCGAAGGCGGCGAGTGGCTCAAAGGCATACGGATCGATCTCGGCGGCGCCTATATCCTGACGGGGTTCTTCGGCATTGCCGTCATGATCCTCGGCGCGCAGATCCGCCCCGAGGCGGTGGGCATCGATATCGTCCTGGGCATGGCGGACCGGCTGGAAGTGGCGTTGGGACCCTTCGGGCGGTGGTCCCTCTACCTGGGCTTCTGGGCCGCGGTCATCACCTCGGTCCTGGGCGTCTGGCAGGGTATCCCCTACCTGTTCGCCGACTTCATGGCGATGTTCAAACGGGCGTCCAGCGAGGCCCGCGAGGCCATGGTCCGGACCGACTCCCGGTACTACCGCGGGTTCCTGCTGTTCCTGACCTTTCCGACCATGGCCCTGCTGCTATTCGACCGGCCGGTATCCATCGTCATCATCTACACGGTGGTCGGCGCCTTCTTCATGCCGTTCCTGGCCGGCACCCTGCTGTACATGAACTCGAAACATGAATGGGTCGGAAACCTGAAGACGGGGTGGCTGCTGAACGTGCTCCTCGTCCTCGCGCTGGTCCTCTTCCTGTATCTCGGCGTCAATCAGTTGATCGACGCCCTGGGTTGA
- a CDS encoding sugar phosphate isomerase/epimerase, with protein MKIVFCTLTLSGYRSPEAAERGYPLAEERKPVWDWLVRHGFDGIDLGETWFNFYDAPDEALVELGEEARGHGLEIGGLTVLRKIITWPAPEEVRATNRGLLSRAVKAAQLAGAPLVNMSISPQPWEVGVREQDLRGQSDPVGSSLRARDEDYEEAAGVLRSLAREAEPEGTELTLELHQNSIVDTPEGMLRLIDLVGHPLIKANPDLGNFYFAYATPEGGWDDVCRMLAPHTNFWHVKNIQRIYFQEEDRAQHINAPLGEGMIDYRRALRIMRDGGFDGYISIELATGADPFNAILSGKRYLDEMMRDEI; from the coding sequence ATGAAAATCGTCTTCTGTACACTCACGCTGAGTGGCTATCGTTCACCGGAAGCCGCGGAGCGGGGTTACCCCCTGGCTGAGGAGCGCAAACCGGTGTGGGACTGGCTCGTACGCCACGGATTCGACGGGATCGACCTGGGCGAGACCTGGTTCAATTTCTACGACGCGCCGGACGAAGCGCTCGTCGAGCTGGGCGAGGAAGCGCGGGGTCACGGACTCGAAATCGGCGGACTGACCGTGCTGCGGAAGATCATCACCTGGCCGGCGCCTGAAGAGGTCCGGGCGACGAACCGGGGGCTGCTGTCCCGCGCGGTAAAGGCGGCCCAACTCGCGGGCGCGCCGCTGGTCAACATGTCCATCTCGCCGCAACCCTGGGAAGTGGGCGTGCGCGAGCAGGATCTCCGGGGGCAGTCCGACCCGGTGGGCAGCAGCCTGCGGGCACGGGACGAGGACTACGAGGAGGCCGCCGGCGTGCTGCGGTCGCTGGCGCGGGAAGCCGAACCGGAGGGCACCGAACTGACCCTGGAACTCCATCAGAACAGCATCGTGGACACCCCGGAGGGCATGCTGCGGCTCATCGACCTCGTCGGCCATCCCCTGATCAAGGCGAACCCGGATCTCGGCAATTTCTACTTCGCCTACGCGACGCCCGAGGGCGGCTGGGACGACGTGTGCCGCATGCTCGCGCCCCACACCAACTTCTGGCACGTCAAGAATATCCAGCGGATCTACTTCCAGGAAGAAGACCGCGCGCAGCACATCAACGCGCCCCTGGGCGAGGGCATGATCGACTACCGAAGGGCGCTTCGGATCATGCGGGACGGCGGCTTCGACGGGTATATAAGCATCGAGCTGGCCACGGGCGCAGATCCCTTCAACGCGATCCTGTCCGGCAAAAGGTACCTGGACGAAATGATGCGGGACGAGATTTGA
- a CDS encoding Gfo/Idh/MocA family oxidoreductase: MDRIRIGVVGCGAIAQIQHLPHIAELRDRYELAGLCDASAKLVDFIGEMYDVPDRNRVTRYEDLLALDPDAVLLCFADPKTDAAVTALDAGKHVFIEKPMCYSVREADRIIGAAEASGKTLMVGYMKQHDPGYRFARDEVLAMPDIRFIQANHLHCGNDRHLSEYTLYAFDDIPGEVIERTAALRERAVRDAIGDVPESARRIFFSLSGSMIHDISSLRGLFGPPDRVVSAEIWRGGTSVTTVLAYENDARCVATWTSLPELHDFRETLEVFGAGRRVGIRFPTGFDRGLPSPVTVMGMDGEQPWKKELVVNKQNAFKLELVHFYDCVVNGKPPITDGYGARQDHALCRDIIQAYLRGNPS, from the coding sequence ATGGACCGCATAAGGATCGGCGTGGTCGGCTGCGGCGCGATCGCCCAGATCCAGCATCTGCCCCATATCGCCGAACTCCGTGACCGCTACGAACTGGCCGGACTCTGCGACGCATCCGCGAAACTCGTCGACTTCATCGGCGAGATGTACGACGTGCCTGATCGCAACCGTGTCACCCGCTACGAGGACCTCCTGGCGCTGGACCCGGACGCCGTGCTGCTCTGCTTCGCCGACCCCAAGACCGACGCGGCCGTCACCGCGCTGGACGCGGGCAAGCACGTATTCATCGAAAAGCCCATGTGCTACTCGGTGCGGGAAGCAGACAGGATCATCGGGGCCGCCGAGGCATCGGGCAAGACACTGATGGTGGGGTACATGAAGCAGCACGATCCGGGGTACCGATTCGCCCGAGACGAAGTGCTTGCCATGCCCGATATCCGCTTCATTCAGGCCAACCACCTCCATTGCGGCAACGACCGCCACCTGAGTGAATACACGCTGTACGCCTTCGATGACATACCGGGCGAGGTGATCGAGCGCACGGCCGCCCTGCGGGAGCGCGCCGTGCGGGATGCCATCGGCGACGTGCCGGAGTCCGCACGAAGGATCTTCTTCTCCCTTTCCGGCAGCATGATCCACGACATCAGCAGCCTGCGGGGCCTCTTCGGTCCGCCGGACCGGGTGGTCAGCGCCGAAATCTGGCGCGGCGGAACGAGCGTGACCACGGTGCTCGCCTACGAGAACGACGCACGGTGCGTGGCGACGTGGACCAGCCTGCCCGAACTGCACGATTTCCGGGAGACGCTGGAGGTCTTCGGCGCGGGACGGCGCGTGGGCATCCGGTTCCCCACGGGGTTCGACCGGGGACTGCCGTCGCCTGTCACGGTGATGGGCATGGACGGCGAACAGCCCTGGAAGAAGGAACTCGTGGTCAACAAGCAGAACGCCTTCAAGCTGGAACTGGTTCATTTCTACGATTGTGTCGTGAACGGGAAACCGCCCATTACCGACGGATACGGGGCGCGGCAGGACCACGCCCTGTGCCGCGACATCATTCAAGCCTACCTGCGGGGCAACCCATCATGA
- a CDS encoding outer membrane beta-barrel protein has translation MGMLRGLFRNLKMTDGMPATRSASNGTAIQSASYVSASVGSGWRLLTLALASLIIAAGTTQAQENATGYYVGAFSGPGVVDVQTTDTDGFSGYEGVPGQMFDYNDTGFPTGVVAGRHFHLGRVPIRFEVDGTFVGLPSASRQMDPVGMDETATSELHWVGTARIGIRKSLGRAGVFLDGGVSVVGISNSFIDLDPGTDGQMQVDHDDSFDDQLTRIGWVVGTGIDMPVAGAWNIRFEGLYVDTGETDHQAPNRLGVNAGVCGPAGLPSPCRYGIDQRFALLRLILVRSIGR, from the coding sequence ATGGGAATGTTACGAGGTTTGTTCCGAAATTTGAAGATGACGGATGGCATGCCAGCCACGCGATCCGCGTCTAACGGGACCGCCATCCAATCCGCGTCTTACGTCTCAGCCTCGGTGGGGAGTGGTTGGCGTTTGCTTACCCTGGCACTCGCTTCGTTGATCATCGCCGCAGGTACCACGCAAGCCCAGGAAAACGCGACCGGATACTACGTCGGTGCATTCTCGGGGCCTGGTGTAGTGGACGTTCAAACGACCGACACCGATGGATTTTCGGGGTATGAGGGCGTCCCCGGGCAGATGTTCGATTACAACGATACCGGATTCCCGACCGGTGTCGTGGCAGGCCGGCACTTTCACCTGGGACGTGTTCCGATCCGGTTCGAAGTGGATGGCACCTTCGTCGGGCTTCCGTCGGCTTCGCGGCAGATGGATCCCGTCGGTATGGACGAAACGGCCACGTCGGAATTGCATTGGGTCGGAACGGCGCGCATTGGCATTCGGAAATCACTCGGCCGAGCCGGCGTGTTCCTCGATGGCGGAGTGTCGGTTGTCGGCATATCGAATTCGTTCATCGATCTCGACCCGGGAACGGACGGCCAGATGCAGGTGGACCACGACGATTCATTCGACGATCAGTTGACGCGCATCGGGTGGGTAGTGGGAACCGGAATCGATATGCCGGTGGCCGGCGCCTGGAACATCCGGTTCGAAGGTCTGTACGTGGATACGGGAGAGACCGACCACCAGGCCCCGAACCGACTTGGCGTCAACGCGGGCGTCTGCGGACCCGCAGGTCTCCCGAGCCCTTGCCGCTATGGCATCGATCAGCGGTTCGCCCTCCTCCGCCTGATCCTCGTTCGCAGTATTGGCCGATGA
- a CDS encoding helix-turn-helix domain-containing protein, whose protein sequence is MTHFGKHIRFRREDLRKQDRRFSLRQVAQRIEVEPAYLSKIERGDVAPPSEATTLKLARDLGEDPDVLLALAGKVSSDLQEIIRKRPKLFADLIRKMKEAPDHAILRIVREVRDGEW, encoded by the coding sequence ATGACACATTTTGGTAAACACATCCGTTTCCGCCGCGAAGACCTGCGGAAGCAAGACAGGCGGTTCTCCCTGCGCCAGGTGGCGCAGCGCATCGAGGTCGAACCGGCCTACCTGAGCAAGATCGAGCGTGGCGATGTGGCGCCGCCTTCAGAGGCCACGACGCTCAAGCTGGCACGGGACCTGGGCGAGGACCCGGACGTGCTGCTGGCCCTGGCGGGCAAGGTGTCGAGCGACCTTCAGGAGATCATCCGCAAGCGTCCGAAGTTGTTCGCGGACCTGATCCGGAAGATGAAGGAAGCGCCCGATCACGCCATCCTAAGGATAGTACGCGAAGTGCGGGACGGTGAATGGTAA
- a CDS encoding DUF4268 domain-containing protein, translating into MFKVNLLDNHLVQLEERRFSDLKLNERDHLQEWLVHTPEALGEDLLVIQKEFDGFEDTRERLDLLALDKEGRVVVIENKLDDSGRDVVWQALKYVAYCSSLKKAEIVEIYQKYLNRWVDGENAIPNLCEFLGVEDLDDTVLNAGNEQRFILVAANFRKEVTATVLWLIGHGVQAQCFRVVPYSFGEELLIDLQQIIPTPEAADYMIGMANKESEEKASQRTLTQTQKLRHAFWTKTLEVLRDRGVSRYQTISPSRDHWLASPTGVSGCGYNMIFGKNLARVELYFSRPQAEENKRIFDQLILEKQEIENRFGAELNWQRLDDKKACRISFPHQFDGFNEDNWPAMIEWLHEHIVKLEVAFSGPLDRLTVR; encoded by the coding sequence ATGTTCAAGGTAAACCTGTTAGATAATCACCTCGTCCAGCTTGAAGAACGGCGTTTCAGCGATTTGAAACTGAATGAGCGCGACCACCTTCAAGAATGGTTGGTGCATACGCCGGAGGCATTAGGCGAGGATCTACTTGTCATTCAGAAGGAATTCGACGGCTTCGAGGACACCAGGGAGCGTCTCGATCTCCTGGCGCTTGACAAGGAAGGCCGGGTGGTGGTCATCGAGAATAAACTCGACGATTCGGGCCGCGATGTCGTATGGCAGGCGCTCAAGTACGTCGCCTATTGTTCAAGTTTGAAAAAGGCAGAGATCGTCGAAATCTATCAGAAGTATCTCAACCGGTGGGTCGACGGCGAAAATGCAATTCCGAACCTGTGCGAATTCCTCGGTGTAGAAGATCTCGACGATACAGTACTAAACGCCGGTAATGAGCAACGGTTTATTCTGGTCGCCGCGAATTTCCGCAAAGAGGTTACGGCGACGGTACTCTGGCTGATCGGACACGGGGTCCAGGCGCAATGTTTCCGGGTTGTGCCTTACAGCTTCGGTGAAGAGCTTCTGATCGACCTACAACAGATTATCCCCACGCCGGAGGCCGCGGACTACATGATTGGAATGGCCAACAAGGAGTCGGAGGAGAAAGCCAGTCAGCGCACATTAACACAAACACAAAAGTTGAGGCACGCGTTCTGGACGAAGACTTTGGAAGTACTCCGTGATCGAGGCGTTTCACGGTACCAGACTATCAGTCCGTCCAGAGACCACTGGCTTGCGAGCCCTACGGGGGTGTCAGGCTGTGGCTACAACATGATCTTTGGAAAAAACCTGGCGCGTGTGGAACTCTACTTTTCGCGCCCTCAAGCGGAAGAGAATAAACGGATTTTTGATCAACTCATTCTGGAAAAACAGGAGATCGAAAACCGATTTGGGGCGGAACTTAATTGGCAGCGGTTAGACGACAAGAAAGCCTGTCGCATTAGTTTCCCGCATCAGTTCGATGGCTTTAACGAAGACAACTGGCCAGCGATGATTGAATGGCTGCATGAGCATATAGTCAAGCTGGAGGTGGCGTTCTCGGGACCACTGGATCGCTTGACAGTGAGGTAA
- a CDS encoding ATP-binding protein has product MYNRIVKQGYTAIEQFVEDREFENLHIDFKRSSDGGQSRKLTQSDRQNLAKEISGFGNSEGGVVVWGIDCSDDEDGADVAHEETMINNPLRYASLLEGAISGCTIPPHKDIKNHVVETNNDKGFVVTLIPSSDAAPHRTIYNHLYYIRAGSNFHPAPHEFLAGMFGRRPQPDLRHKWVVGVPEIATDSLKIGIGLLIYNYGRGIAIDIYCTVISTNLPGTRCRIEFEPRDQGQTNWKDRFGFGFHFSTISAWNYRLPPDCFDQPVVLQLYLTPPFEGSLSLNGTVGSGTSGKFQFKIDQDASSIEMIYSRIIKRLKTDSPDDPDFTDLISELHGIES; this is encoded by the coding sequence ATTTACAATAGAATCGTGAAACAAGGCTATACAGCTATTGAGCAGTTCGTAGAAGACCGAGAATTCGAAAACCTACATATAGACTTCAAGCGATCTTCGGACGGTGGTCAAAGCAGAAAGCTTACGCAAAGTGATCGACAAAACCTCGCAAAAGAAATCTCCGGATTCGGAAACTCTGAGGGAGGGGTAGTAGTCTGGGGCATAGATTGCTCCGACGACGAGGACGGGGCAGACGTAGCTCATGAAGAAACAATGATAAACAACCCTCTAAGATATGCTAGTTTATTGGAAGGTGCTATATCTGGCTGTACCATTCCGCCACACAAAGATATCAAGAACCACGTAGTGGAAACTAACAACGACAAGGGATTCGTGGTGACTCTGATTCCGTCTAGCGACGCTGCCCCTCATCGAACTATATATAACCATCTATACTACATCAGGGCTGGATCAAACTTTCATCCCGCACCTCATGAATTCTTGGCCGGAATGTTCGGCCGTCGACCACAACCTGATCTTCGTCATAAATGGGTAGTAGGAGTGCCCGAAATAGCTACAGATAGCCTTAAAATCGGTATTGGATTACTGATTTACAACTATGGCCGAGGTATTGCTATCGATATCTACTGTACAGTGATTAGCACTAACCTACCTGGAACTAGGTGTCGTATCGAATTTGAACCTCGAGACCAAGGGCAGACTAACTGGAAAGATAGATTTGGGTTTGGTTTTCACTTTAGTACGATTAGCGCTTGGAATTATCGACTCCCTCCGGACTGTTTCGATCAACCGGTAGTACTACAACTGTACCTTACACCTCCGTTTGAAGGTAGCCTATCATTGAACGGTACAGTTGGTTCGGGAACATCAGGCAAATTTCAGTTTAAAATTGATCAGGACGCAAGCTCCATAGAGATGATTTACAGTCGCATAATCAAAAGACTAAAAACCGACTCACCTGACGATCCCGATTTCACTGATCTAATTTCAGAGTTGCATGGAATAGAATCATAA
- a CDS encoding ATP-binding protein → MSNHFYRNIQIENFRGIDSLSVRDLEQVNLFVGRNNCGKTTVLESMFLLAGMSNPGLIQRIEEWRGILPTDGSDLRNLFFNRNHSKQIEISGENRWVRNLRVKPLFEDGDIAINVPDSGHKTEYHTKTKSGISVGSSTTDLSIVGLEFSFKYARLKTELRKGKQYVST, encoded by the coding sequence ATGAGTAATCACTTTTATAGAAACATACAGATTGAGAATTTCCGTGGTATTGATTCTTTGAGTGTTAGAGACCTTGAACAAGTGAATCTTTTTGTGGGGAGAAACAACTGCGGGAAAACGACCGTGTTGGAATCGATGTTTCTACTAGCAGGTATGTCCAATCCAGGTTTGATTCAAAGAATCGAAGAATGGAGAGGAATATTGCCTACAGATGGATCAGACCTGCGAAACCTGTTTTTTAACAGAAACCATAGCAAGCAGATTGAGATTTCTGGTGAGAACCGTTGGGTTAGAAACCTCAGAGTAAAGCCTCTTTTTGAAGATGGGGATATTGCAATAAACGTTCCCGATTCTGGACATAAAACAGAGTATCACACAAAAACCAAGTCGGGTATATCTGTAGGCAGTTCGACAACTGATTTATCGATTGTTGGGTTAGAATTCAGTTTTAAATATGCAAGACTTAAAACTGAACTTCGTAAAGGTAAACAGTATGTTAGCAC